DNA from Branchiostoma floridae strain S238N-H82 chromosome 15, Bfl_VNyyK, whole genome shotgun sequence:
CACAACACACAGTTGTCCGGACTCAGCTCTATAATGGCTGACTCGCCTGCAGCCAGGATGCCGTGGCCATATAGCATGTCCATTGGTCTGAAGCATTCTATAACAAACCGGAAAACATGATGAtgtgatcaatcaatcaatcaaataatcaaccaatcaaaactttattgtacatttacatgtgtcGTGTAGAGAGTAGACATACGTTTGTCATGAGAGCTGTTAGAGAGCTTGCAAACCTAGATGACTGCTGCTCTATATATGTTCAACACACTACTTTtttaactactttttggtgtatcttattacctggatgtctaacctacatcgacgtttcAACACACTTTATCTTAGTATCTTTTAAAGACTATAATGAATGTGATTTTTCAATTCTATGAATTTTATATAAACCTTTGTCAATTATGTTTATCTATTCTGTAAACAAAATGAAGGCTATTCAAATTCAGTGTTGTCTACACTGAGTAACATGTGCGGttctgttctgtatctgtatctatatagccggtataaccgcccgtcggcgtaacacaccagccatgTTAATCTTTAATAAGAGTTTGAAGTAATAGTTTCCTTAAAGAGACTCTAAAATTAACAGagatgaccaaaacgaacggaatCGAAtcctgcagcagctgcagctcTCACTgttatgtattctgtatcatgTATGTGTCAAATATGTGTATAGACTTAACTTATCAAGACttaaatgatgtaaaatatgcctctattatatattttgtctgacccttaccttttctttcataacctcaatgaaaagcggcttgcGGGCCGttttgagcttttatgaataaacaaagttccAACAAACAAGCAAGGACAACTGCACGCTTGCACGCATGCACACGCGCGCACATACCTCTGGGTGGACAGGGCTCGCATTGCTTCCCCGTCGCCAGACAGATGCAGTCCTGACAGAACCCTTCGAACTGCTCATGCCATGTTTCACCCAACCCGTGCTGCGTAGGCCAGGACATCTGGCTCTCGCAACCCTGTACAAGCATACATATTTAGAACTTTTAATCTCTGATAGTATTGACAGGTTGGTGAATGTGTGTTGGAACTTGAGCAAATCACTCAACATACGTAAAAGTTTACAccatctctcgctggctggggttaatgaccccctcctaggtggtggcaactgtaaggctggTCGCTAGGAGCGCAATTTTAGTCAGACTAACGTATAAATTAACCATCATAACTACATTAAGCGACAATCTACAGCAAGACAACAAGGttcgtttttttgttgttaacaTGGTAGAGAGTCTCACAGTTTGGAAGAAATATCTCTGCGTTGTTGACACACAATAAAGAACAATATAGAACTGTGAATTATTTCTAATAGTTTACAACAATGAATCCGAACCTGTTACAAATGTACTAAAAACCCGTGCGGTGACTAGGGATGGACAGGCAAACATACGTCTGTGTTCAAGTGAGTTTGTAGTAACTGTTGCATTTGTCcgtttatcatttatcattatcaattatATCAATTTGCAAGACAAAAAAGCCCCAGTGATGGACACGCTACACATGTTTATAAAACTTTCAGTCTCATCTTTCGTTATCTATACGTCTCAAACCGCGAGAGGTTAACTGATACACTGTAGTTGACGCTGTCCATATGTTCAGAAAACTCAACTTCCAGAAATTCTCAATCACAGCACAAAGTTCATGCATAATCGACGCTCTTACGATAGGAAAGGCAGCATATCCGTACACAATTCTCTACTTTCATAACTGGTATTCCCcatctttttttaattattattTCCAAGCAAGAGAAGTCAGAATTACTCACCGGGACGAAGTACGTAGTGGTTGGCCGGAAGGTTGTTGTTGGCCGGGTTGCTATGGTGGCAGCAGAGGCAACCGTCACCCCAACAAGCAATACTGTTAGCTGGAACATCCTGACAAAGTCACGTTTTATATTCTTCTTAATATCTTCTTCGTAAGCTTCTCTGTCGTGTGAACCTTCCTAGACTTTATGTTTTACTTTGAGAATGAAATTTGAAGGGTCAGAATAGGGTTTATCAGTAACATTTATGTTTCTTTACGGCCAACAAATACCAAGCTGTAACCTACAGGTATGATCAACATTGAATTATCATGTTCTTGTGACATTTGTAGAGGGCTTTTAAGTCATCAGAAAATTATGTTATTGTAATTCTATGATTGAGAGTTGTGAATTTTTAATTCCATTTATAGTACATTTTCATTGATCGCTCAGCATGGGCTTTAAAACATGTCAAGTTTAAAACGCAATGGCAGTGTACAAAACTAAAAACGCTATGAAATACGACAAATCCCCCAGTACGCCCTCATCGTCACCTGCTGTTTTCCCACGTCAGAGTTGTAGCATTAGGAAGTGCGTCATTTGATATCGCTGATTAGGACAGTCTACTTACTTGTTACTCTTCAGCCTGGTCAGTAAAATTTGTACAACATTATCGAGAAAAGGTAGGATGTTTCCCTCCGAGTAATTTGCCTTTTGAGATGAAACCAATACAACAGGGAAAAGAtctaatgtctttttttttgttatttaaaATAGCCAATCAACTCTGTCAATAAATCTTCTCAGTAATCTAGAATTTCAAAGATGATCTAGCAAGAGATAAGGGAGGAGGATGTTTGGTGATGGTAACAATTTTAACAGTTCAAAGGATGggggtaaaagaaaacaaaacttaaGAGGGCACAAGATTTTGTGTTACCACATGGTTATCATCCTATCTTCATATATGGTTGTAGTATCGCTATATCGTTTATTCTCTAAGGACAAGGGTGTGAAAAGTAGGGGAAactgtttcagtaccatggacatcTCAGCCGTTGGTAgtcatgtctttttttaaactttagcTCTTTTGCATTACAATATTATTTCGCTAGGCGCCGCTCGTTCACTgttggtaatacatgtaccccaaAGCACAAGTGTGACAAATATGTCAGTGCCAAACAGAATGTAATATTTTGAATAACGTTCGGGAAAATGGCGCTGTAGAGCAATGAAAGGTGTCTCAAGTTGCAGGAAAAAGTTGTGAGGTAGTTTGGACATATTGTTGGAAAGGCTAGTCCAGACATTTGAAGCTTGTCAGGGTATTCGATTGAAAGTTTGATTTCGGTTGCCAAAAAAGAGTTTCAGTGCTTCCTCATGAGTGTGTAGAATATTGACAAAAAACTAACATTCAAATATATGAACTTTATTCTTGCAAATATATATGGGTGGAAATCTTACAAGAGTGGATTTCACGA
Protein-coding regions in this window:
- the LOC118431914 gene encoding uncharacterized protein LOC118431914 isoform X1 is translated as MFQLTVLLVGVTVASAATIATRPTTTFRPTTTYFVPGCESQMSWPTQHGLGETWHEQFEGFCQDCICLATGKQCEPCPPRECFRPMDMLYGHGILAAGESAIIELSPDNCVLCHCQDYWAQCNDYPCDGIIA
- the LOC118431914 gene encoding uncharacterized protein LOC118431914 isoform X2, encoding MFQLTVLLVGVTVASAATIATRPTTTFRPTTTYFVPGCESQMSWPTQHGLGETWHEQFEGFCQDCICLATGKQCEPCPPRECFRPMDIWLYGQGLAAGESAIIELSPDNCVLCHCQDYWAQCNSYPCDGIIA